The Syntrophorhabdaceae bacterium region TGACCGGTCCCGTACAGAGGAACAGGAAAAAGATGGAGATTGCGAGTAGCCCCATGGCGAGTGGTCTGTTGGACGAGGTGAGCGCGAAAAAAGATACGGGCGCTGCAAAGAATACCGAACCGGCAAGCATTAATGCGTACCCCGCGTGATTGCGCCTCTGCCATAAGGTCGCCGCGAAACCCCCGAGCAGTGTGCCCGCCAGCCCTGCTACCACGATCACCACTCCAAAGAAATTATCGGCCTTTAACGTGGAAAGCCCGTGGACCTGCTCCAGGAATGTAGGACCCCAGAAGGCGAAGGCCCCCAGCGCGAACGTGTATGCAACATAACCCCAGATAATGAGATTGAAATCCGCGTTGCCAAAAAGACCCAGGATATCCTTGAGACCAGGTTTTACGCGCGCCTCAACTCTGTTTTCATCTGATTCACCCCGTTCAGGTTCACGAAAAGGAAAGAGGATTAGCGCGAGCAAAAGCCCGGGCGCACCCGCCCAGAAGAAGGCGCTCCGCCAACCCCAATGTGCCTCGATCACGCCGCCAAGGATATAGCCGATAGCGGACCCCACAGGAATCGCTACATAAAAGATGGTAAGGGCGTTGTTCCTCTTCGCGGGACGCCAAGTGTCGGAGATGAGCCCCGGACTGATCGTGGCGTAGCTCGCCTCACCCACTCCCACAAGTACCCGAAAGCAGAGCAGCATGGTGAAACCCTGAGCAAAGCCCGTCAGAACGGTGCCAATGCTCCAGACAAAAATGCCGAGGATAATAAGACCCTTGCGGGAAATACGGTCTCCCAGATAACCGAAAAAAGGGGACGTAACAAAATAACCGATCATAAAGGCCGTAAAGAGCCGCCCGGAATCCCCGTAGCTGACGCCGAAATCGGCAGCCAGAGGCGTTCGGACTGCGTTCAGAACATACCGGTCCAGATAGTGAAAGAGATTGAGCCCGGTGAGGATGGACAGGAGGGGTGCCGCTCCGATCTTTCTATTCATAAAGGCTAAGAGATTCCTTTCTTTATCCGCCCGCCTGTATCGATGGGCATTCACATGGTGAAATAAACTACGTTCAATACATTATCAGGAATTGGAAACGTATTTGTCAAGCGACATAAAGCGCGGTAGTCGGGCCACCTCCGTGATGGGCTGAGGCTCAATCCGCTCATGTCGTTTTGTCGCTTTGCCTGCTAATCCAGCAGGCCTTGACCCTCGAGATTGCTCTGTGTGGGTAGGTATATACGCCATGTCGAGCTCACGGCGCACGAGAAAGAGAAACTCTTCGTAAGCACTAAGACGGCAATAAGGGGTAACTCGAACCGGGCAAGATCGACGAGTTATCGGGAACGCAATGTTGAGGACAGTCGCTCAACCGTATAGCTTGCGAAGGCACCAGGCCATCCTTTTCCCGAGCAGCGCTACTCCTTGAATGCCCTCTTCATCTTTTTCCACGTCTCCGATGTTTCTACCCACGCCAATACCGCGCCCAATTATGATCATCTGCCCGGCAAGAAAGAAATGGTTCATGGAGTCCATGGTGTGTATGGCGCCTGAGCGACGGACGGCGACCACAGCAGCGCCTACCTTGTTCTTGTACATTCCATCGTTAGCCATGGAGACGAAAGCGGTTCTGTCGATCAAGGCCTTCATCTCGGTTGTTACATCGGCAAAATAGACCGGCGAGCCGAGGATAATCCCTTCTGCCCTGGTCATCTTCTCGATGCATTCATTGGCGTCGTCATTTTTCACGGCGCAGCGCCCGTCCTTGTTTTCAAAACACTTATAGCAGGCAATGCAGCCGTGGATCGTTTTTTGCGATAGCTGCACCAGTTCCGTTTCCACCCCTACTTCTTCGAGTTGCCGGAAGATGTGGTTGATGAGGATGGTAGTGTTGCCATCCTTTCTCGGACTACCATTAAAGGCAACGACCTTCATACAATTTTCTCCTTTCCGATTATGGTAACCTTGTGACCTCGCGAGAAAGATGAGCCATTCCCGCAGGCTCTTACAGTTTGATATATGTCTTCGGGGCCAGGTTCGTTTCTCTCGTCCACACCGTGGCTTGAGCGTTTGCAATCCGGAAGACCTTGATCGCGGCCTGCCCGTGGGCATCGGCCACGGACTTCAGGAAAGGCCGTGCCGTGAGAACCTCTTCGGCCACACCCGGTCCTTCGAGGAATTCCGCCTTGCCGCTCACCCGCACCTGAATGCCGCTCTTAAAGTCATTGAAACAGAGCTCAACGTTGGGGTTTGCCACAAGCTGTTTGTACATGTCCTTCACTGTCGCAAGCTGGATGAGAATGCCTCTTTCGTCTGCTTTAAACATCTGCATCCCCCGTACACGCGGCGCGTTGCCCTCGACGGTCGCGAGAAAACAAACCGGATTTGATCTCACAAAGCTGATCACTTCTTCTTTAGTCATGTCTCTCTCCTTTTTGCTACTTTCTTTGTTGGCCCTATACTTATGCCGCACTCTACGAACGGCATGAAGAGCCTAATAAAAGCTCCCCACCCTGTCAAGGCCTTTCTCGTATCCAATCGGTACACCCCAATCCTGCCGCGAGGATAGCGACAATCTGAACACGCTTAAGACATCCCCCAGGCACATGAAAACCTACCCTTCCACCAGATCGGCCTCGGAATCGATCGAAAGGTAGACATGCCTGCCCACCATAAAACCGCCGTTCTCGATCTCCATGTTAGTCATCATGCCAAAATCCTCGCGGTTAATCCTGGTTACCGCTTTAAAGCCGAACGTAGTGTATAATCGGTCATCATCCTGGAATCGGGAAGGACCGGCTAAGCTCGTATCCAGAGTGACAAGGCGTGTCACACCGTGCAGGGTCAATTCTCCGTGGATCAGGCACCGATCGAGCGCAGATGCCTCCACGCTCGTGCTTTTGAATCTGATCACAGGGTAAGTTTGAACATCGAGATAGTTAGAGCTACGCAGATCCGCGTCTCGTTTCTCGACCCCTGTGTATATACCCGCCGCGTCAATCTCAGCCGTAACGGATAATGCGCTCATGTTCCGCGGATCGAAGTCGAGAGTGCCTTGTACTTTGCCCAACTGGCCTCGAACCCAGGTGACCATCATATGACGGACCCTGAATTGGGCGGCGGTATGATCGGGATCCAGAACGTATTTTGCCATAACTCCTCCTCCATATGAGAGTTGCAAAAAATACTTACCTCATCGCGAGATAATCTACATATTAATGCACTTTCGTCTTCTGTCAACGGTCGCCATTTACTTTACACGGTTACGGACCTGGACTTATATTAACTGTATGAGTCTGGCGCAAACCTCTACAAAGGAGCGTTGATGAAGGATTACGACGTCATAGTGGTGGGCTCGGGCTCAGGGCTTAATCTCGCCTACAGGGCGGTCTCCAAAAACCTGAAGGTGGCCCTTGTCGCAAGCCAGTACCTGGGTGGAACCTGCATGAATGTGGGCTGCGTGCCCTCCAAGACACTTTTGTATGCGGCCGACCTGGCCACACAGATCAGGGACGCCAGAAGACTCGGCGTGGATTCCCATGTCATGTCCATCGACTTTCCGGCCATCATGGAAAGAATGCGGCAGACGAGGAATAGGGGCGTCGCCTTCATCCGGGACGACCTCAAGGGCACTGAGAACCTTGATTTTTACGAATCCGAAGGGCGATTTGTGGACAATTACACCATAGAGACAGAAGAAGAGCGCATACGGGGCAGCAAAGTATTCATCGCTTCGGGCGCCCGGCCCGCTATTCCACCCATCAAAGGGCTGTCGGACGTACCCTATCTTACCAATGAATCGGTGCTTGACCTCAAGAAACCCCCTCAGAGCATCGTGATTGTCGGCGGCAGTTACATCGGCCTCGAATATGCCCACTTCTTCGCAGCCGTGGGCTCGGCGGTCTCTGTCGTGGAGTATAGTGACAGGTTTCTCACTTTTGAAGAACCGGAAATATCGGCGCTTATCGAAAAATCCATGAAGATGAGGATGAAGATCTATCCCGGTCATGAAGCGCTCTCTGTCTCGAAAAGCGGAAACGGCGTTCTCCTTGCCGCCAGGAACCGGAAAACCGGCGAGGAGAAGGCAGTGGAGGCTGAAACCCTTCTTGTGGCAGCAGGCAGAACCTCGAACGCCACACGCCTCAACGTTGAAAGAACAGGGGTTGCTCTGACGCCCGCCGGATTCATCCGGGTCAATGATTATCTCGAGACGAGCAAGAACGACATCTGGGCTTTGGGGGATGCCACGGGGAGAGCGATGTTCACCCATGCGGCAGACCATGAGGTCGGCGTTCTGTGGCATAATGTGCTGAAAGGCGATACGAATAAAGAAGACAGAATAGAAATGAATTTTGACGCCGTTCCCCATGCTGTTTTCACTATGCCACAGATAGCTTCCGTGGGACTTACCGAGGAGGCTGCCGGAAAGAACCATGATATTCTCGTGGGAGTCGCCCGGTATGCCGATATTGCGCAGGGTGATGTGAGACTTGAGGAGGAAGGATTCGCCAAGGCCATAGTGGAAAAAGGAACGGAACGGATACTCGGCTTTCACATTATCGGCCCTGAAGCATCGAACCTGATTCAGGAGGTCGTGAATGTAGTGGCCCGCAGGGACAGCTATCGGATCATCACCGAGTCCATGCACATATTTCCGGCGCTCTCTGAGCTCATCCCCGAGACCTTAAACCGGCTCGAAGAAAAGGCGCGGTCGTGACTGGACAAGATCCCGATTCTCACTACTCAAGGCATCGCGCCGTTTTCACCCCTTCGTAATTTCAACAGTGGCAGACAGGCGGCAGCAAAATTGCCTCTGAAAGGAGAATGCTCGACATGAATCAGGAAATACGACAGATTGCTCTCGGCTTTGTCAATACGTATCTCGTAAAGGTGGAGGGTGGCCATCTGCTCATCGACACCGGTCTTGGAGAACAGTGGTCGCGGCTTGAGACCGAGTTGCGCGGGGCAGGCTGTTTACCCGAGCAGTTGAAGCTCGTCGTGCTCACCCACGGGGACGTGGATCACGCGGGAAATTGCGATACGCTTCAACAGAAGTACGGCGTGAAGGTCGCCATGCATGCAGGCGATGCAGAGATGGTAAGAACGGGCCGGTTTGGGAGACGTCGGGCCAAGGGCATCACCTTCAAAGTTCTTCACTGGTTTGGCGGACGCGCACGCCGGAACTTTCGAATCTTCGAGCCCGATATTTTGTTGGAACACGGGCAGACGTTAAATCAATACGGGTTGTCGGCGCGGATCATACACGCCCCGGGGCACACCAAAGGATCGATTGCAATATTGACCGAGGACGGGCAACTTTTCGCCGGTGATACGGTTTCCAATCGCGACAAACCGGATAGCGCGCCCTTTATTGAGAATGCGGAGCAACTCCGCGACAGTCTGACGCTTCTCAAAGGGCTTGGTGCACGTACTGTCTATCCCGGGCACGGAAAACCCTTTTCCGCTCAGGCAATGGCCTCGATCACTGTGTAATACTCGACGTGCGATCAATCGGGTGACACTCGCCTGAGCAATGTCCGGTATTGGGACGGTCAAGGGCAGAAGACCCGCGAACGCTTCATCCCAATCGATCCGCCTTAGCTGTCCGGCTGATCAACCGCAAAGGGGTCGTACAGAGATTCAAGAAGGTTTTGAATTCCAAAGGACTTTGGCGCTACCGCTATTAACTGAAAAGGCTCCAGGTATCAGAGCATTTGTCCCGTGGGGGCCATATTGTCGGGAGGTGGCGAGCCCGTCTGCGCCAGGACCTGTTTTCTCTCGCATGTCTTTGATTTGTCCACATTTTCGCAGTACATGCGCACCCATGTTGCGGCGCGCACCCCGGCGTCAGCTCTATAATGACGAAAAAAACCACATATTTGTAAGAACTCACACTTGTCCCGCACCGAAGATTCCTCCCTCGTCTATCGACGAGCTTGCTATTTAGGCCGTTGGCTTAATCCGTGCTTCTCTTCAAGTATATCGGCCACATTCCGCGGCGCTTAAGTCTCCCGATACAAACTCTCCGGATAGCAAAATTGTGTCCGGACAGAACTGTTGCATGAACCGTTCCGGTCTCTCTGCTGCATTCGATCTATCCGGCAATTCGTGCCTTCGGGGAAGAAATCTTTCGGTTAAATCTTCATCTCGAGATTGATCATGTCACCCCGTTTGAAGCCCATCTTGTCGAAAAACTGGAGGAGATCCCAATCTTTCCAGTTGACCACCACATAGATCGTGTCGATACCCACCTTCCTGAACATAGAAGTCATCTCTTTGAAGAGCAGTCGGGCGATACCCTTATTCTGGTGTTCCTTGCGCACGCCGATCGTGTCGATCCAGGCGAAGTTCTCGGGGATGCCGTATTCCCAGCCGCTCGCCTTGCCGAGAATAAAGCCGATCACCTTCCCGTCGATTTCAGCTGCGAGCGACGGCACCCCGGACGTCTCGGCAATTTCCAGTCTGGTTGCCCAATAGGCTTTCCTTCTGGTACCGAGAAGAGATTCGTCGATCTCCGTCACTGCATCGAGGTCCTTCATACTGAGGACTCTGAGTTTCACAGGCCCAGAGAAATCCATAGCGTATACCTCCCGATGTTATGTTATGTTCTTCTCATTTACAGCAAGTATAGCAGGCAAAAGCTGCTTGTCAAGAAAGGTGGTCTTTTGCAAGAAGGGATAGCGGCGAAAAGCTCTGCGCAAGGGCGGATAAGGCACTCACCATTTAGCACCCAGCGCTAAGCATCCGGTTTATGAGCCGGCTTGTGCGAAGCCTTAGCGCCTTTCTTCTGAATACCGCAAAAGCCGTCAATGAGAACGTCAAAGACCATTTGTGAAAGCTGCTCGGGGCTCACGGGACTCTTGGGGTTATACCAGGAATAGATCGAATTACACATGCCGAGCAGGATAAAGCTCATGGCCGTCACCTGATTTCTCTTGACCGAGGTGCCAAAATATTCGGAGAGTACTTTGGCGGTAATCCGAAAGTACTCGCTTTCTTTAGCTATGACCTTATTTAACGATTTCGGCTGAAGGTTTTGCGCTTCATGGAAAAGCGTTTTCGCCTCAGCCATATATTTGGGATATAGCGCCACGTGCCGGAAGATCAGTCTTCTTACCTTTTCCAGTCCGTTGTCGATTTCACCAAGCTCCTCCCACAAATCTTTGAGCACAATATCCATGAAATTGTCCAGGATATAGTAGAGAAGCTCAGTCTTACTGGCAAAATAGTGGTATATACCGCCCTTGCTCAGCCTCGCAGCGGCGGCGATATCCTCCATGCTTGTTTCGGCAAAACCCCTCTTACTGAAGAGCCTGGCTCCGATCTTCGCAATACTGTTCATTCGCTTCACAAGACGCGCGCTATTATCTCTCATAGATTCCTTGGCATCATCAGTCCTTTTTGCCTATTTCACCGCCCACCTTGCATCCTTCTACAGGGAGACGGGCGATCTACTTTCCCGCCCCCCGTAGGGATGTTCTTTTCATGCTTCAAGGGGAATTTCCATTAAACGACCTTCTGCCTTCCTCAAATGCCCGAACGTTCAGCTCAAGAATCTTTTTCGGAAGAAGATCAGTCAATGCGTTCGACCACATCTTATCTTTTATTTCCGGGAAGAAATTAGCAAATGCCCCCACGAGAACCACATTGGCGGCCTGCGCATTTCCGAGCCCGAGTGCAATCTTCTGGCCTTCAACGAGGTGCACATTTTTCTTGAAGTGTTTCTTAAAGACCGCCGCAATGTTTTCAGGGTAGGCGGCCAGGCCAAGATTAACCCCGGGCGGCAATATCTTCTGATCGTTGATCACTATCTTCGCGCCGTCCTTGCAGTAGTTGATATACCTAAGCGCCTCCAAAAGCTCAAAGGCAAGAAGATAATCCACATCCCCATACTTGATCAGGGGCGAATATACTTTCTTGCCGAATCTGAAGTGCGTGGTAACATCTCCGCCTCTCTGGGCCATCCCGTGGACCTCGCTCTTCTTCACATCGTAGCCCGCATCCACAAAGACGTGCGCAAGGATGTTACTGGCAAGGATAGCGCCCTGCCCGCCGACACCGGAGAGCAATATATTGGTTACTCTGTTATTCTCCATCATCCACCTCCTCACGCCTGTCCCGGAAGGATAGCTTCAAATTTACATATCTGCGCGCAGAGACCGCAACCGGGGCATTGAAGCCTGTTGATTGAGACGGTCCCTTTCCTCTTCTTGCCATCTTTCGTGGCACCTTCTTTTTCCACCCAGCTGATGGCCGGGCATCCGATTTCCAGGCAGGCCTTGCATCCCCTGCAAACGTCCGTATCAATCGTGTAATAGGGAAATTGGAACTTTCTCTTTTCTCTTCTGTGAAGCATGCAGGGCCCGTTTTCGGTGATGATAACGGAGGCCTCATCCCGGTTCAGCTCCTCCTTTATCGTTTCCATTGTCTGAGCCACGTTGTAGGGATCTACCTTGCGCACGTTTTTCACGCCCAGCGCTTTGACAAGTTCTTCATAGTTGACCATGTTGGCGGGCTCACCTCTCAACGTGTAACCCGTACCTGCGTGTTCCTGGAGGCCGGTCATACCGGTAATCCGGTTGTCGAGAATAATGGTCGTCGAATATCCCTTGTTGTAAACCGTGTCCATGACCGGGCCGATTCCGCCATGAAGGAACGTAGAGTCGCCTATCACGGCGCACATCTTTCCCAGGCCTTCCTGACCAAAGGCCTTACCAGCCCCGTATGCCTGCCCTACGCCCCCGCCCATACAGATGCAGCTATGAAGGGCCTGCAGAGGGGGACCCGCTGCGAGCGTGTAGCACCCTATGTCGCCAAAGACGAAGGTGCCGAGCTTTTTCAGAGAATAGAAGAGCGCCCTGTGGGAGCAGCCCGGACACAGGTTCGGAGGTCTTTTCGGGAGATCATCCAGTTTCTCCCTTATCTTTGGTCCCTTATAGGCCTTCCCCTTGAGAGAGCTTTCGACGATCTCAGGGGAAAGCTCGTACATGTTGGGGATAAGGTCTTTGCCATGAAAAACTTTGTAGCCAAGGGCCTTGATCTCCGTTTCCAGGAAAGGATCGAGTTCCTCGACTACAATGACCTTTTGCACCTTCTTGAAAAATTTGGCCAGCAATTTCTTAGGCAGCGGCCACACCATGCCGAGCTTGAGGTAAGAATATTTCGGGAAAACCTCTCTCGTATACATGTAGGCGGCGCCTGCCGAGATAACCCCCACGCGCGGATCGTTAATCTCCATCACATTATAAGGAAACTCATCAGCATAAGCCTCAAGGTTCCTCATCCGCTCCTCAATAATCTTGCGACGCACGCGCACGTTAGCGGGAACCATCACATATTTCGTTGCCTGCTTCGGATCGAGGCCAAGGGGTACGGGCGCCGCCTGCCGCTCGCCTAACTCAACCAGGGAGTCTGAATGGGAGACCCTGGTCTCGCCCTTTAACAAGACAGGTGTGTCAAACCTCTCGCTTATTTCAAAGGCAATCTTGGTGAAGTCTTTACATTCCTGCGCGTCGCCCGGCTCCAGCATGGGTACCTTCGCAAACCGCGCCCAGTTGCGGCTATCCTGCTCATTCTGGGAACTGTGGACATTCGGGTCATCAGCAACAACTATGACAAACCCTCCCTTGATGCCCGTATAAGCAAGCGTCATGAAAGGGTCGGATGCGACGTTTAGTCCCACGTGTTTCATGCAGGCAATGGATCGTGCGCCCGCGAATGCAGCACCGGACGCTACCTCCACGGCTACCTTTTCATTTGGAGACCATTGGGAGGTGATCTCCTTGTACTGTGCAATCTCCGCGAGTATCTCGCTGCTCGGGGTTCCCGGATAGGCGCATGCCACGGTAACGCCGGCCTCCCACGCTCCTCGCGCAATCGCTTCATTTCCTTGCAGTATTTTTTTCATGTATTCCTCCTGGCCGGCAATCCCTGTCGGCCTTGAAGCATGGGATGCGTCCCTTCAGGACGCATCCCCACGGTTGTCACTTCTGGTTCGCTTTAAGGAAATCAAGGCAGAATTTCAGGGCCTCATCCCCGGGCAGTCCCTTGGCCTTCGCATTCTTCAAATAATCGTCGAGAAGAGGTTTTACCCTTTCTGCCCACCGTGCATCTTCCTCTTTGGAGAGAGCGATAAGCTTGACCCCTTTCTGTTTGGCAAAATCATAACCCTCTTTATCGACCTCATCCCATACGGCACCCTGCTTCCCCATCCATTCCGCACTTACCTCGTCGAAGATCTTCTGAATGTCCGGAGGCAGGGAGTTCCATTTCGCCTTGTTCATGACGACAAACATACTGGAGGTGTAGGCAGCGCCAAAATCCTGGGTGGTGTACGCTACGACTTCACCCCACTTCCAACCTTGCATGGCCTCCATGGGGGAGAGCGCCCCATCCACTACACCGGTTCGGAGCGCATCGTAGGTTTCCCCCATCGTGGTACCCACAGGAGCTCCTCCCAGTGCCGTGACGATCTTTGCCGCGAGCCCTGTGGCCCTGATCTTCTTGCCTTTCAAATCGTCAAGCTTTGCAATGGGCATTTTTGAGTGGAGGATGCCGGGACCATGCGCATGGAGAAAAAGTACCTTTGTCTCGTCGAGTTCTTTTGGTTTGAACTTAGCATAGAAAGCATTTACGAGGTGCGTGGCCTGGGTGCCTGATTTATATCCCAACGGGAGATCGATAACCTCCATCAGGGGAAATTTTCCCATGGTGTATGCGAAGACACTCTCGCCGATATCGGCAATGCCCTTCACGACATTGTCGTAAGTCTGGGCAGCCGGCGTTAAAACGCCGTTGGGAAAATAGGTGATTTTCACCCTACCGTTGGTTCTCTTCTCTATCTCCTTGCACCACTGTTCGGCAAGTACGCTGTTCTTGTGTGGAGCGGGGAAGAAGTTCGAGTAGTTCAACGTGATCACCTTCTGCTGGGCTGAAGAAACTACGGGAAGCATGACGAGACAGATTGCGAGAACAAAGGCCGTCACCATGAAACTTACAATAGATCTTCTTTTCATAAAACCCTCCTTGATCTTTTATACATTACATGAAGTAATGTAACCCTGCTCTACTGCTACAACCTTTTCTCTTCACCATACGGGTCTCACCTCTCCCGCCTTATGCGTGCGGGCCCATAGGCATCAGAAGCCCGGGAAGCCAGGTCGCCAATCCAGGAAATATAAAGAGGAGGATTGCTGCGACCACAAGACTGATGAGAAAAGGATACACACCGCTATAGATCACGCCAAATGGGACTTTAGTAATCTGTTTTACCACAAAGACGTTGATCGCAACGGGAGGAATCACAACGCCTACCATAACGGTAATACCGATCATCATGCCGAACCAGAGCGGATTATACCCGAGCTTCTCAATGGCCGGATAAAAGATCGGCGTCGCGAGAATCATAAAGGCGAGGTCGTCGATGAAGGACCCTCCGATTTCATAGATGAACGCGATAAAAATCATTATGACCCAGGGAGCAAAGGGAAGTCCCACGATCCAATCAGCAGCGATCATAGGTATTTTGGTTACGGCGATAAAATGGCCGAGTACCGTCGAGCCCGCAATGAGCATCATAACCATACAGGCCGTTCTCAGCGATTCTATAACCGCTTTCCAGAATGCTTTGAGATTTAGATCTCTTTTCGCGAAGGTGAGAACTAAAACGAGAAAGGTCCCCACACTGCCCGCTTCCGTGGGGGTGAAGAAGCCGCCCAGAATACCGCCGATAACGAGCAGGAATATGAATATCACCCATATGACTTCGGGCAAGGATTTGAATCTCTCCGCCCACGTGTACTGTGAGCCTTTCGGTGCAACTTCCGGATACATCTTGCACCAGGCGTAGATTATAAGGATAAAGAAGAAGGCCACGAGCAGACCGGGCACAATACCCGCGAGAAAGAGCCTGCCGATTGACTGGTCCGTGATGACACCGAAGATGATCAGGGTAACGCTTGGCGGCAGAAGTATGCCAAGCGTACCTACGGACGCAACGATCCCTGTGGAGAGTTTTTTTGCATAACCGTATCGGTCCATCTCGGGGATCGCCACGCTCGCAAAAGTGGCCGCTGTGGCCGGAGACGATCCGCAGATGGACTTGAAGGCTGTGGCCCCTGCCACCGTGGCCATTGCAAGTCCGCCGGGAACGTGCCCCATGAATTTATTCGTTGCATCGAAGAGTCGCTTGGCAATCCCAGAATTAAAGGCAACTTGACCCATGAGAACGAAGAGGGGGATAACGGTGAAGCTGTAGGTGTCAAGAACGTCGAAGAAGTCTTTGGCCAAAAGATTCAGTGAGGCCTGCCATGATATGAGATACCCGAACCCCAGGAATCCGATAAGGATCATGGCGAATCCAAGCTCTATGCCAGTTAGGAAGAGAATCAGTACTAATCCCAATGCGATAATGCCTACGGTCACCTCATTCATAGTCGCCTCCGATAATCTTGAGAACATCGCCGATCAACACCAGGAACTCAATGAAACAGCAGACACCCAGGCCGTAGGCGACGGGATAAAACGGAAGCTGCCGGGTGAGGGTAACTTCGCCGGACTTGTAAAGTTCCCCCGCATAGAGGAAAAGATTATACCCGATAAGCACGAAGAGCGCGAGACTGAACACCCTCGTGGTGATGTTGAAAACTGCCCTGCCTGCAGGACTAAACCGCTGGTAAAAGAAATCTACGAAGATATGGCCTCTTAGCCATGAAGTGATAGGGATTGCAAACCCGATCACCACCGCCCCACCGAGGCCGACAATTTCATATGTCCCCACAATGGGATGGCCGAAACGCCTGAGAATAACGTCTGCGACGGTGAGGAGCATGATAAAGACCAGGGCTACGCCC contains the following coding sequences:
- a CDS encoding MFS transporter — its product is MNRKIGAAPLLSILTGLNLFHYLDRYVLNAVRTPLAADFGVSYGDSGRLFTAFMIGYFVTSPFFGYLGDRISRKGLIILGIFVWSIGTVLTGFAQGFTMLLCFRVLVGVGEASYATISPGLISDTWRPAKRNNALTIFYVAIPVGSAIGYILGGVIEAHWGWRSAFFWAGAPGLLLALILFPFREPERGESDENRVEARVKPGLKDILGLFGNADFNLIIWGYVAYTFALGAFAFWGPTFLEQVHGLSTLKADNFFGVVIVVAGLAGTLLGGFAATLWQRRNHAGYALMLAGSVFFAAPVSFFALTSSNRPLAMGLLAISIFFLFLCTGPVNTLILETVPVNLRSSSMALSIFMIHLFGDMWSPEIIGRLADSMNGDLKKATLILPGVLLINALLWLVLALKTLRAGKSA
- a CDS encoding flavodoxin family protein, with translation MKVVAFNGSPRKDGNTTILINHIFRQLEEVGVETELVQLSQKTIHGCIACYKCFENKDGRCAVKNDDANECIEKMTRAEGIILGSPVYFADVTTEMKALIDRTAFVSMANDGMYKNKVGAAVVAVRRSGAIHTMDSMNHFFLAGQMIIIGRGIGVGRNIGDVEKDEEGIQGVALLGKRMAWCLRKLYG
- a CDS encoding pyridoxamine 5'-phosphate oxidase family protein, which encodes MTKEEVISFVRSNPVCFLATVEGNAPRVRGMQMFKADERGILIQLATVKDMYKQLVANPNVELCFNDFKSGIQVRVSGKAEFLEGPGVAEEVLTARPFLKSVADAHGQAAIKVFRIANAQATVWTRETNLAPKTYIKL
- a CDS encoding YceI family protein encodes the protein MAKYVLDPDHTAAQFRVRHMMVTWVRGQLGKVQGTLDFDPRNMSALSVTAEIDAAGIYTGVEKRDADLRSSNYLDVQTYPVIRFKSTSVEASALDRCLIHGELTLHGVTRLVTLDTSLAGPSRFQDDDRLYTTFGFKAVTRINREDFGMMTNMEIENGGFMVGRHVYLSIDSEADLVEG
- a CDS encoding dihydrolipoyl dehydrogenase; its protein translation is MKDYDVIVVGSGSGLNLAYRAVSKNLKVALVASQYLGGTCMNVGCVPSKTLLYAADLATQIRDARRLGVDSHVMSIDFPAIMERMRQTRNRGVAFIRDDLKGTENLDFYESEGRFVDNYTIETEEERIRGSKVFIASGARPAIPPIKGLSDVPYLTNESVLDLKKPPQSIVIVGGSYIGLEYAHFFAAVGSAVSVVEYSDRFLTFEEPEISALIEKSMKMRMKIYPGHEALSVSKSGNGVLLAARNRKTGEEKAVEAETLLVAAGRTSNATRLNVERTGVALTPAGFIRVNDYLETSKNDIWALGDATGRAMFTHAADHEVGVLWHNVLKGDTNKEDRIEMNFDAVPHAVFTMPQIASVGLTEEAAGKNHDILVGVARYADIAQGDVRLEEEGFAKAIVEKGTERILGFHIIGPEASNLIQEVVNVVARRDSYRIITESMHIFPALSELIPETLNRLEEKARS
- a CDS encoding MBL fold metallo-hydrolase gives rise to the protein MNQEIRQIALGFVNTYLVKVEGGHLLIDTGLGEQWSRLETELRGAGCLPEQLKLVVLTHGDVDHAGNCDTLQQKYGVKVAMHAGDAEMVRTGRFGRRRAKGITFKVLHWFGGRARRNFRIFEPDILLEHGQTLNQYGLSARIIHAPGHTKGSIAILTEDGQLFAGDTVSNRDKPDSAPFIENAEQLRDSLTLLKGLGARTVYPGHGKPFSAQAMASITV
- a CDS encoding GNAT family N-acetyltransferase, coding for MDFSGPVKLRVLSMKDLDAVTEIDESLLGTRRKAYWATRLEIAETSGVPSLAAEIDGKVIGFILGKASGWEYGIPENFAWIDTIGVRKEHQNKGIARLLFKEMTSMFRKVGIDTIYVVVNWKDWDLLQFFDKMGFKRGDMINLEMKI
- a CDS encoding TetR/AcrR family transcriptional regulator translates to MRDNSARLVKRMNSIAKIGARLFSKRGFAETSMEDIAAAARLSKGGIYHYFASKTELLYYILDNFMDIVLKDLWEELGEIDNGLEKVRRLIFRHVALYPKYMAEAKTLFHEAQNLQPKSLNKVIAKESEYFRITAKVLSEYFGTSVKRNQVTAMSFILLGMCNSIYSWYNPKSPVSPEQLSQMVFDVLIDGFCGIQKKGAKASHKPAHKPDA
- a CDS encoding indolepyruvate oxidoreductase subunit beta, which encodes MMENNRVTNILLSGVGGQGAILASNILAHVFVDAGYDVKKSEVHGMAQRGGDVTTHFRFGKKVYSPLIKYGDVDYLLAFELLEALRYINYCKDGAKIVINDQKILPPGVNLGLAAYPENIAAVFKKHFKKNVHLVEGQKIALGLGNAQAANVVLVGAFANFFPEIKDKMWSNALTDLLPKKILELNVRAFEEGRRSFNGNSP